A portion of the Salvia hispanica cultivar TCC Black 2014 unplaced genomic scaffold, UniMelb_Shisp_WGS_1.0 HiC_scaffold_84, whole genome shotgun sequence genome contains these proteins:
- the LOC125200198 gene encoding cytochrome b5-like — translation MSSDPKLHVFEEVAKHNKTKDCWLVISGKVYDVTPFMDDHPGGDEVLLAATGKDATNDFEDIGHSDEAREMMDKYYIGEIDPATVPSKRPFSQPPQQSAAHSANKSPDFVIKILQFLVPLLILGLAFAVRHHTKEKSS, via the exons ATGTCGTCAGATCCAAAGCTTCACGTGTTTGAGGAAGTCGCGAAGCATAATAAGACGAAGGATTGTTGGCTCGTTATCAGTGGAAAG GTTTATGATGTGACTCCATTCATGGACGATCATCCCGGAGGTGATGAAGTTCTACTAGCAGCTACAG GGAAAGATGCAACCAATGACTTCGAGGATATTGGGCACAGCGATGAAGCTCGTGAGATGATGGACAAGTACTACATTGGGGAGATAGACCCGGCAACAGTTCCCTCGAAACGCCCTTTCTCCCAACCCCCACAACAATCTGCTGCCCACAGCGCCAACAAGTCACCCGATTTTGTCATCAAGATCTTGCAGTTTCTCGTGCCTCTCTTGATCTTGGGATTGGCCTTTGCCGTCCGGCACCACACCAAAGAGAAATCATCTTAA